A section of the Streptomyces sp. NBC_01591 genome encodes:
- a CDS encoding acyl-CoA dehydrogenase family protein, with protein sequence MSDRAPHLVERRLPTEESRQLVALVRDIAQREIAPRAAEEEEAGRFPREVFTLLSESGLLGLPYDSAHGGGDQPYEVYLQVLEELAAARLTVGLGVSVHSLACHAVAGYGTKEQRTEHLPAMLGGGLLGAYCLSEPASGSDAASLRTKAVRDGDDWVITGTKAWITHGGIADFYTVLARTGAEGARGITAFLVPGDAEGLNAAAPEKKMGMKGSPTAQLNFDGVRVSDARRIGEEGQGFAIALSALDSGRLGIAACAIGVAQAALSEAVGYATGRQQFGRPIADFQGLRFMLADMATQIEAGRALYLEAARLRDEGKPFSRQAAMAKLFCTDIAMRVTVDAVQVLGGYGYTLDFPVERLMREAKVLQIVEGTNQIQRMVIARHLAGPETR encoded by the coding sequence ATGTCCGACCGTGCCCCGCATTTGGTGGAACGCCGTCTGCCCACCGAGGAGTCCAGGCAGCTCGTCGCGCTCGTCCGCGACATCGCCCAGCGAGAGATCGCGCCCCGGGCGGCGGAGGAGGAGGAAGCGGGCCGGTTCCCGCGCGAGGTCTTCACGCTGCTCTCCGAGTCCGGACTGCTGGGACTGCCCTACGACTCCGCCCACGGCGGCGGCGACCAGCCGTACGAGGTCTACCTCCAGGTCCTCGAAGAGCTCGCGGCCGCCCGGCTCACCGTCGGCCTCGGCGTCAGCGTCCATTCCCTCGCCTGTCACGCGGTCGCCGGATACGGCACCAAGGAGCAGCGGACCGAACACCTCCCGGCGATGCTGGGAGGGGGCCTGCTGGGCGCCTACTGCCTCTCCGAGCCCGCCTCGGGATCCGACGCCGCCTCGCTGCGTACGAAGGCCGTACGGGACGGCGACGACTGGGTCATCACCGGCACCAAGGCGTGGATCACCCACGGCGGCATCGCCGACTTCTACACGGTCCTGGCTCGCACCGGAGCCGAGGGCGCCCGAGGGATCACCGCGTTCCTGGTCCCCGGTGACGCCGAGGGGCTCAACGCGGCCGCCCCCGAGAAGAAGATGGGCATGAAGGGCTCGCCCACCGCCCAGCTGAACTTCGACGGCGTACGGGTCTCCGACGCGCGCCGGATCGGCGAGGAGGGCCAGGGCTTCGCGATCGCCCTGTCCGCACTCGACTCCGGGCGCCTGGGCATCGCCGCCTGCGCGATCGGCGTCGCCCAGGCGGCCCTGAGCGAGGCCGTCGGCTATGCCACCGGGAGGCAGCAGTTCGGCCGCCCGATCGCGGACTTCCAGGGGCTGCGCTTCATGCTCGCCGACATGGCCACCCAGATAGAGGCGGGCCGGGCGCTCTACCTGGAGGCGGCCCGCCTCCGTGACGAGGGCAAGCCCTTCTCGCGCCAGGCGGCCATGGCCAAGCTGTTCTGCACGGACATCGCCATGCGCGTCACCGTCGACGCCGTCCAGGTGCTCGGCGGATACGGCTACACCCTCGACTTCCCCGTCGAGCGGCTGATGCGCGAGGCGAAGGTGCTGCAGATCGTCGAGGGCACCAATCAGATCCAGCGGATGGTCATCGCGCGCCACCTCGCGGGTCCTGAGACGCGCTGA
- a CDS encoding glycoside hydrolase family 18 protein, translating into MFGPHRPRARFRAFAAAACTAALGATLLGVAGTASAGTTPTTTRAAAPASADAAPTAAGDKVVGYFTNWGVYGRNYHVRNIETSGSADKLTHINYAFGNVQGGKCTIGDSYADYEKAYTADQSVDGVADTWDQDLRGNFNQLRKLKKLHPDLKVIWSFGGWTWSGGFGEAAKNPAAFAESCYNLVEDPRWADVFDGIDIDWEHPNACGLTCDTSGPAALKGLTSALRSKFGSNNLVTAAITADGSEGGKIDAADYAGAAQSLDWYNVMTYDFFGAWEAKGPTAPHSPLTSYDGIPKEGFSSEAAITKLKAKGVPASKLLLGIGFYGRGWTGVTQDAPGGTATGAAPGTYEAGIEDYKVLKNSCPATGTVAGTAYAHCGTNWWSYDTPATITSKTTWAKSQGLGGTFFWELSGDTTDGELIKAIS; encoded by the coding sequence ATGTTCGGACCGCATCGTCCCCGCGCCCGTTTCCGGGCGTTCGCCGCAGCCGCCTGTACCGCCGCCCTCGGCGCCACCCTGCTGGGTGTCGCGGGCACCGCGTCGGCCGGCACGACCCCCACCACCACGCGGGCAGCAGCCCCCGCGTCCGCCGACGCCGCCCCCACAGCGGCCGGTGACAAGGTGGTCGGATACTTCACCAACTGGGGTGTTTACGGCCGCAATTACCACGTCAGGAACATCGAGACCTCGGGCTCGGCCGACAAGCTCACGCACATCAACTACGCCTTCGGTAACGTCCAGGGCGGCAAGTGCACGATCGGCGACTCGTACGCCGACTACGAGAAGGCGTACACGGCCGACCAGTCCGTCGACGGTGTGGCGGACACCTGGGACCAGGACCTGCGCGGCAACTTCAACCAGCTGCGCAAGCTGAAGAAGCTGCACCCGGACCTGAAGGTCATCTGGTCGTTCGGCGGCTGGACCTGGTCCGGTGGCTTCGGTGAGGCCGCGAAGAACCCGGCCGCGTTCGCCGAGTCCTGCTACAACCTGGTGGAGGACCCGCGTTGGGCCGATGTCTTCGACGGCATCGACATCGACTGGGAGCACCCCAACGCCTGCGGCCTGACCTGTGACACCAGCGGCCCGGCCGCGCTGAAGGGCCTCACCTCGGCGCTGCGCTCGAAGTTCGGCAGCAACAACCTGGTGACGGCCGCCATCACCGCCGACGGCTCCGAGGGCGGCAAGATCGACGCCGCCGACTACGCCGGCGCCGCCCAGTCCCTGGACTGGTACAACGTGATGACGTACGACTTCTTCGGCGCATGGGAAGCCAAGGGCCCAACAGCCCCGCACTCCCCGCTCACCTCCTACGACGGCATCCCGAAGGAGGGCTTCAGCAGCGAAGCCGCCATCACCAAGCTGAAGGCCAAGGGCGTCCCCGCGTCCAAGCTGCTGCTCGGCATCGGCTTCTACGGCCGCGGCTGGACCGGCGTCACCCAGGACGCACCCGGCGGCACCGCCACCGGCGCAGCACCCGGCACGTACGAGGCGGGCATCGAGGACTACAAGGTCCTCAAGAACAGCTGCCCGGCCACCGGCACCGTCGCCGGCACGGCGTACGCCCACTGCGGCACCAACTGGTGGAGCTACGACACCCCCGCCACCATCACGTCCAAGACCACCTGGGCGAAGAGCCAGGGCCTCGGCGGCACCTTCTTCTGGGAGCTCAGCGGCGACACCACCGACGGAGAGCTGATCAAGGCGATCAGCTGA
- the argG gene encoding argininosuccinate synthase, whose protein sequence is MSKVLTSLPTGERVGIAFSGGLDTSVAVAWMRDKGAVPCTYTADIGQYDEPDIASVPGRASAYGAEITRLVDCRAALVEEGLAALACGAFHIKSGGRPYFNTTPLGRAVTGTLLVRAMLEDGVQIWGDGSTFKGNDIERFYRYGLLANPHLRIYKPWLDADFVTELGGRKEMSEWLLAHGLPYRDSTEKAYSTDANIWGATHEAKTLEHLDTGVETVDPIMGVRFWDPSVEIATEDVTVGFDQGRPVTINGKEFASPVDLVMEANAIGGRHGLGMSDQIENRIIEAKSRGIYEAPGMSLLHIAYERLVNAIHNEDTLAAYHNEGRRLGRLMYEGRWLDPQALMIRESLQRWVGAAVTGEVTLRLRRGEDYSILDTTGPAFSYHPDKLSMERTEDSAFGPVDRIGQLTMRNLDIADSRARLEQYAGLGLVGTGHPTPIGAAQAASTGLIGAMDRGGAQAIASRGEATDEESMLDRAAMESGTD, encoded by the coding sequence ATGTCCAAAGTCCTCACCTCCCTCCCCACCGGCGAGCGCGTCGGCATCGCCTTCTCCGGCGGGCTCGACACCTCCGTAGCCGTCGCCTGGATGCGCGACAAGGGTGCCGTCCCCTGCACGTACACCGCCGACATCGGCCAGTACGACGAGCCCGACATCGCCTCCGTGCCCGGCCGTGCCTCCGCGTACGGCGCCGAGATCACCCGGCTCGTCGACTGCCGTGCCGCGCTGGTCGAGGAAGGGCTGGCGGCGCTCGCCTGCGGCGCGTTCCACATCAAGTCCGGCGGGCGTCCGTACTTCAACACCACGCCGCTGGGGCGTGCCGTGACCGGCACGCTGCTGGTGCGGGCCATGCTCGAGGACGGGGTGCAGATCTGGGGCGACGGCTCCACGTTCAAGGGCAACGACATCGAGCGGTTCTACCGGTACGGGCTGCTCGCCAACCCCCACCTGCGGATCTACAAGCCCTGGCTGGACGCGGACTTCGTGACGGAGCTCGGCGGCCGCAAGGAGATGTCCGAGTGGCTGCTCGCGCACGGGCTGCCGTACCGGGACTCGACGGAGAAGGCGTACTCCACGGACGCCAACATCTGGGGCGCCACGCACGAGGCCAAGACCCTGGAGCACCTGGACACCGGCGTCGAGACGGTCGACCCGATCATGGGCGTCCGGTTCTGGGACCCGTCGGTGGAGATCGCCACCGAGGACGTGACGGTCGGCTTCGACCAGGGCCGCCCGGTCACCATCAACGGCAAGGAATTCGCCTCCCCGGTGGACCTCGTCATGGAGGCCAACGCGATCGGCGGCCGCCACGGTCTCGGCATGTCCGACCAGATCGAGAACCGGATCATCGAGGCCAAGAGCCGCGGCATCTACGAGGCGCCCGGCATGTCGCTGCTGCACATCGCCTACGAGCGCCTGGTCAACGCGATCCACAACGAGGACACCCTGGCCGCGTACCACAACGAGGGCCGCCGGCTCGGCCGCCTGATGTACGAGGGCCGCTGGCTGGACCCGCAGGCGCTGATGATCCGCGAGTCCCTGCAGCGCTGGGTCGGCGCGGCCGTCACCGGCGAGGTGACGCTGCGGCTGCGGCGCGGCGAGGACTACTCGATCCTCGACACCACGGGCCCGGCGTTCAGCTACCACCCGGACAAGCTCTCCATGGAGCGCACCGAGGACTCGGCGTTCGGCCCGGTGGACCGGATCGGCCAGCTCACCATGCGGAACCTGGACATCGCCGACTCCCGCGCACGGCTGGAGCAGTACGCGGGCCTGGGCCTGGTCGGCACCGGCCACCCGACGCCGATCGGCGCCGCACAGGCTGCCTCCACCGGCCTGATCGGCGCCATGGACCGGGGCGGCGCCCAGGCGATCGCCTCACGTGGCGAGGCCACGGACGAGGAGTCGATGCTGGACCGCGCCGCGATGGAGTCCGGCACGGACTGA
- a CDS encoding alkaline phosphatase: MPRQRLSRSHLIATGAVLVATATAAVALTATAGAYGTKEHAKDAIKGGKAKNVILLIGDGMGDSEITLARDYTVGAAGRLNMDRFPLSGAYTTYAVHADGTPDYVTDSAASGTGWATGVKTVNGRISKTPGTDKAVPTILELAQKGGYATGSVTTAELTDATPAVLASHATDRSCQGPADMAKCPTDTIAKGGPGSIAEQSVNHKVDVLLGGGKQRFDQKVTDGRYKGLTVTEQARKLGYQVVTDNASLKAVKGGKPVLGLFAPGNVPTEWTGKTAAVGGTDPQRCVTSNPNRPSGTPNLADQTAKAIQLLESKQKRKHSKKGFFLQVEGASIDKQDHAADPCGQIGETAAFDRAVKTARAYAAKHPDTLVVTTADHGHSSQIVPLEAQPPGLSSTLITDEGQQIKVNYSTNPPGESQEHTGTQVRIAAQGPQAYRVLGLTDQTDLFTTIREALRVR, translated from the coding sequence ATGCCCAGACAGCGCCTGTCCCGCAGTCACCTGATAGCCACCGGCGCGGTCCTCGTCGCCACCGCCACCGCCGCTGTCGCCCTCACGGCGACGGCCGGTGCGTACGGCACGAAGGAGCACGCGAAGGACGCCATCAAGGGCGGCAAGGCGAAGAACGTCATCCTGCTCATCGGTGACGGCATGGGCGACTCGGAGATCACCCTCGCGCGCGACTACACCGTGGGCGCGGCCGGCCGCCTGAACATGGACAGGTTCCCGCTGAGCGGCGCCTACACGACCTACGCCGTGCACGCGGACGGCACGCCGGACTACGTCACCGACTCCGCGGCCAGCGGCACCGGCTGGGCGACCGGCGTGAAGACCGTCAACGGGCGGATCTCCAAGACGCCGGGCACCGACAAGGCCGTGCCGACCATTCTGGAACTGGCACAGAAGGGCGGGTACGCGACCGGCTCGGTGACCACCGCCGAGCTGACCGACGCCACCCCGGCCGTCCTCGCCTCGCACGCCACCGACCGCTCCTGCCAGGGCCCCGCCGACATGGCCAAGTGCCCCACCGACACCATCGCCAAGGGCGGCCCCGGCTCCATCGCCGAGCAGAGCGTCAACCACAAGGTCGATGTCCTCCTCGGCGGCGGCAAGCAGCGCTTCGACCAGAAGGTGACCGACGGCAGGTACAAGGGCCTGACCGTCACCGAGCAGGCCCGGAAGCTGGGCTACCAGGTCGTCACCGACAACGCCTCCCTGAAGGCCGTCAAGGGCGGCAAGCCGGTGCTCGGGCTCTTCGCGCCCGGCAACGTTCCGACCGAGTGGACCGGCAAGACCGCCGCGGTCGGCGGGACCGACCCGCAGCGCTGCGTCACCTCCAACCCGAACCGGCCCTCCGGCACCCCGAACCTCGCCGACCAGACCGCCAAGGCCATCCAGCTCCTGGAGTCGAAGCAGAAGCGGAAGCACAGCAAGAAGGGCTTCTTCCTCCAGGTCGAGGGCGCGTCGATCGACAAGCAGGACCACGCGGCCGACCCGTGCGGCCAGATCGGCGAGACCGCAGCGTTCGACCGCGCCGTGAAGACAGCCCGCGCGTACGCCGCCAAGCACCCCGACACACTCGTCGTCACCACCGCCGACCACGGCCACAGCAGCCAGATCGTGCCCCTGGAGGCCCAGCCGCCCGGCCTGTCCTCCACGCTGATCACCGACGAGGGCCAGCAGATCAAGGTCAACTACTCGACCAACCCGCCCGGCGAGTCGCAGGAGCACACCGGCACCCAGGTCCGGATCGCGGCCCAGGGCCCGCAGGCCTACCGGGTCCTGGGCCTCACCGACCAGACCGACCTGTTCACCACCATCCGCGAGGCGCTCCGGGTGCGCTGA
- a CDS encoding protein kinase domain-containing protein, with amino-acid sequence MVDRAPTPSSYWAKNETVDDRYTVLDDEPRAGGMGLVYRVRHEVWGTDLAMKCPKPEHFRNAESRQRFVTEAETWVKLGLHPHVCSCYYVRTIDGIPCVFAEYATGGSLKDWIDDRRLYAGGQSRALARILDMAIQMAWGLEHAHSRKLVHQDVKPDNVVLDEHGTVKVTDFGLARARAAAAGVPRPPADPDATAQPGPRPGVTVLVPHAGGHTTEYASPEQAEGRPLDRRTDIYSFAVSVFEMFNGGLSWYAGPGVGRSLAGYRARGGTGEDWLPPLPDPLADLLERCLATDPRHRPRSMVDVAAELVAIHRQVCGRTYPRPEPAEADLLADELNNRALSLLDLGSGAEDSTDRSAEAEKTFREALEADPRHPGATYNLAMLRWRRGAAGDEEAVAALETARADDDSWQARQLLAQVHLERGDLVAAGGLLEGVARERPDEPEVLTALRTVRSGSVRTTYRTLRYGAKPKGGSSRRPVRVTPDGRLAVTGEYGAVRLWDLTTGRCLRTLEAHGEGGHGRSVHSVDIAADSRFAVSAGDDKTVRLWDLSDGRCLRTLDEKCQGVRLSPDGRLALWGWSDDGSLRFWNRRTGELTTTPDGHAAGVEQVEVSADGRWSLSSGWERSGPSIRLWELSSGRCARVLLGHSSPVIGLCFRPDGNSAVVAHQDRTIALWDLRQGLRVRTLRGRVRGRLMSLGSDGRFLLTGDDTMGDAQFWDLDSGRCLRTYRDTGVNAVLLDASGRSGLAVVAGTLSYGDNDHRSGVYAWELDLPAGHTAPPHLSRPRPHLELRTLDDRVAAMVTEAEQARTDGRLAEALDLLARARRIPGYERAPRVMDAWRELSRCTVRARPRTAWSPRAMPAAQGAVYAVELTHDGRHALVGGSDGSVGWWDVRKGTRTRAFEGHQHGVRSVCLSADARRAVSAGQDGTVRLWDVASGQCRRVLHMYEYLPSPSVPVRFGADGRSAVIGGGDGAIRVWDLDTGGPARTLTGHEGAVHALWVGADGRLAASAGSDRTVRLWDLAEGRCVCVLEGHASSVTMVCASADGASLLSCDTGYGRTIRLWDTATGHQVREFEKESSPNALCVTADGRFAFSAGHGSRINLWEVATGRCLRTLDSPEQTATTCLAVSPDGLTVVSGDDDGTLRSWLLDWELEIPGPADGRSPER; translated from the coding sequence ATGGTCGACAGGGCCCCCACACCCTCTTCGTACTGGGCGAAGAACGAGACCGTCGACGACCGGTACACCGTGCTGGACGACGAGCCCAGAGCAGGTGGCATGGGGCTGGTGTACCGGGTGCGCCACGAGGTGTGGGGGACCGACCTGGCGATGAAGTGCCCGAAGCCGGAGCACTTCCGGAACGCAGAGAGCCGGCAGAGGTTCGTCACCGAGGCGGAGACCTGGGTGAAGCTGGGGCTGCATCCGCATGTGTGCAGTTGTTATTACGTGCGCACGATCGACGGCATCCCCTGTGTGTTCGCCGAGTACGCCACGGGAGGCAGCCTCAAGGACTGGATCGACGATCGTCGGCTGTACGCGGGCGGGCAGTCGAGAGCGCTGGCCCGGATCCTGGACATGGCGATCCAGATGGCGTGGGGCCTGGAACACGCGCACAGCCGCAAGCTCGTCCACCAGGACGTCAAACCGGACAACGTCGTTCTCGACGAGCACGGTACGGTCAAGGTGACGGACTTCGGGCTGGCCCGTGCCCGTGCGGCCGCCGCCGGTGTGCCCCGGCCACCGGCGGATCCCGACGCCACTGCGCAGCCGGGCCCGCGGCCCGGCGTCACCGTTCTCGTCCCCCACGCCGGGGGGCACACCACGGAGTACGCCTCGCCGGAGCAGGCGGAGGGGCGGCCGCTCGACCGGCGCACCGACATCTACAGCTTCGCGGTGTCGGTCTTCGAGATGTTCAACGGCGGACTGAGCTGGTATGCCGGACCCGGCGTGGGGAGGTCGCTGGCCGGCTACCGCGCCAGGGGCGGCACGGGCGAGGACTGGCTGCCGCCCCTGCCCGATCCGCTCGCCGACCTCCTCGAACGCTGTCTGGCCACGGATCCGCGGCACAGGCCCAGGTCCATGGTCGATGTCGCGGCGGAGCTCGTCGCCATCCACCGCCAGGTGTGCGGCCGTACGTATCCGCGCCCGGAGCCGGCCGAGGCAGACCTGCTCGCCGACGAACTCAACAACCGCGCCCTGTCCCTGCTCGACCTGGGCAGCGGGGCCGAGGACAGCACGGACAGGAGCGCCGAGGCCGAGAAGACGTTCAGGGAGGCGCTGGAGGCCGACCCTCGGCATCCGGGGGCCACGTACAACCTCGCGATGCTGCGCTGGCGGCGCGGTGCCGCCGGCGACGAAGAGGCGGTCGCCGCGTTGGAGACCGCTCGGGCCGACGACGACTCCTGGCAGGCCCGTCAACTGCTGGCCCAGGTGCACCTGGAGCGGGGCGACCTCGTCGCGGCGGGCGGGCTTCTGGAGGGGGTGGCGCGCGAGCGGCCCGACGAGCCGGAGGTCCTGACGGCGCTCCGCACAGTCCGGTCCGGGAGCGTCCGTACGACGTACCGGACGCTCCGGTACGGGGCCAAGCCGAAAGGGGGCTCCTCGCGCCGGCCGGTCCGCGTCACTCCCGACGGACGGCTGGCCGTGACCGGGGAGTACGGCGCCGTCCGGCTGTGGGACCTGACGACCGGGCGGTGTCTTCGGACGCTCGAAGCACACGGCGAGGGCGGGCACGGCCGGAGCGTCCACTCCGTCGACATCGCCGCGGACAGCCGCTTCGCCGTCTCGGCCGGCGACGACAAGACCGTCCGGCTCTGGGATCTGAGCGACGGGCGGTGCCTGCGCACCCTCGACGAGAAGTGCCAAGGAGTCCGGCTGAGCCCCGACGGCCGTCTGGCGCTGTGGGGCTGGTCCGACGACGGTTCGCTCCGTTTCTGGAACAGACGCACGGGCGAGCTCACGACGACGCCCGACGGACACGCGGCGGGCGTGGAGCAGGTGGAGGTGAGCGCGGACGGCCGATGGTCCCTGTCGAGCGGCTGGGAGCGAAGCGGGCCGTCGATCAGGCTGTGGGAGCTGAGCAGCGGCCGCTGTGCGCGGGTTCTCCTCGGGCACTCGTCACCGGTGATCGGCCTGTGTTTCCGTCCGGACGGAAATTCAGCGGTCGTCGCCCACCAGGACAGGACCATCGCCCTGTGGGACCTTCGCCAGGGCCTGCGCGTGCGGACTCTGCGGGGCCGCGTACGGGGACGCCTCATGTCACTCGGTTCCGACGGGCGGTTCCTGCTCACCGGCGACGACACCATGGGCGACGCGCAATTCTGGGACCTGGACAGCGGCCGGTGTCTGCGCACCTATCGCGACACGGGTGTGAACGCCGTGCTGCTGGACGCCTCGGGCCGCTCCGGTCTCGCGGTCGTGGCCGGCACCCTCTCCTACGGCGACAACGACCACAGGAGCGGCGTCTACGCCTGGGAGCTGGATCTGCCCGCGGGCCACACGGCCCCGCCGCACCTGAGCCGACCCCGCCCGCACCTGGAACTCCGGACACTGGACGATCGGGTGGCCGCCATGGTCACCGAGGCGGAGCAGGCCAGGACGGACGGGCGGCTCGCCGAGGCGCTGGACCTGCTCGCGCGGGCCCGGCGGATTCCCGGGTACGAACGGGCGCCGCGGGTCATGGACGCATGGCGGGAGCTGAGCCGGTGCACGGTGCGCGCCCGGCCGCGGACGGCCTGGTCGCCCCGGGCCATGCCGGCGGCGCAGGGCGCGGTGTACGCGGTCGAGCTGACCCACGACGGGCGGCACGCTCTGGTCGGCGGCTCCGACGGGAGCGTCGGTTGGTGGGACGTCCGCAAGGGCACCCGCACCCGCGCCTTCGAAGGCCACCAGCACGGTGTGCGGTCGGTCTGTCTGAGTGCCGATGCCCGCCGGGCCGTCTCCGCCGGCCAGGACGGCACCGTACGGCTGTGGGACGTCGCGTCCGGACAGTGCCGACGTGTCCTGCACATGTACGAGTACCTCCCGTCGCCCTCGGTGCCGGTGCGGTTCGGCGCGGACGGGCGGTCGGCGGTGATCGGGGGCGGTGACGGCGCGATCAGGGTCTGGGACCTGGACACCGGCGGTCCGGCACGGACCCTGACTGGCCATGAGGGGGCGGTGCACGCCTTGTGGGTCGGGGCCGACGGGCGGCTCGCCGCGTCCGCCGGGTCGGACAGGACGGTGCGGCTGTGGGATCTGGCGGAGGGCCGTTGCGTCTGTGTCCTGGAGGGCCACGCGAGCAGCGTCACCATGGTGTGCGCGAGTGCGGACGGAGCCTCCCTGCTCTCCTGCGACACCGGTTATGGCAGGACGATCCGGCTGTGGGACACCGCCACCGGGCATCAGGTGCGGGAGTTCGAGAAGGAGTCGAGCCCGAACGCGCTGTGCGTCACCGCGGACGGACGCTTCGCGTTCTCGGCCGGCCACGGCTCCCGCATAAATCTGTGGGAGGTCGCCACCGGCCGCTGCCTGCGCACCCTGGACAGCCCCGAGCAGACGGCGACAACCTGTCTCGCGGTGTCGCCCGACGGACTTACGGTGGTCTCCGGAGACGACGACGGGACCCTTCGGTCGTGGCTGCTCGACTGGGAGTTGGAGATTCCCGGACCGGCCGACGGACGGAGCCCGGAAAGGTGA
- a CDS encoding protein kinase domain-containing protein yields the protein MTRPPTVTLTLVEGRLDRTEYVFDERTTAVLGRARDCTLKLPNDEHHRTVSRHHCLLDINPPDIRIRDFGSLNGTFVNDRKIGQRRSDQTPEEGAAQMFPERDLDEGDEIRVGATVFRVGVEVQHTSERLRCKKCGRDVSGESRVRVGEYLCASCQAEPAAMLRMLLGLAHPGHEELSSIAGFTLLKELGRGGMGAVHLARHEATGKEVALKVMLPKVAVRPESRARFLREMVLTQALGHPSIARLHSSGFSNGTFFFTSKYCTGGSLDLLAGRNGGRVPVDEALRIMLQALEGLDHAHRQGVIHRDLSPSNILLHNEADGSTTAKISDFGLGKAFDRAGLSGLTRTGETAGKPWFMPRQQVSDFKNATPAGDVWALAACLYNILTGKYPRDFARDKDVWQVVLDMPAVPVRERRPSVPRALADVIDKALQEEPVIGFQTAAEFRDALLAAADSR from the coding sequence ATGACGCGCCCGCCCACCGTCACGCTGACCCTCGTCGAAGGACGGCTCGATCGCACCGAGTACGTCTTCGACGAGCGCACCACCGCCGTACTCGGCCGCGCCCGCGACTGCACGCTGAAGCTGCCCAACGACGAGCACCACCGCACGGTCTCGCGCCACCACTGCCTGCTCGACATCAACCCGCCCGACATCCGCATCCGTGACTTCGGCAGCCTGAACGGCACCTTCGTCAACGACCGGAAGATCGGCCAGCGCCGGAGCGACCAGACACCCGAAGAGGGCGCGGCCCAGATGTTCCCCGAGCGCGACCTCGACGAGGGCGACGAGATCAGGGTCGGCGCCACCGTCTTCCGGGTCGGCGTCGAGGTCCAGCACACCTCGGAACGGCTCCGGTGCAAGAAGTGTGGCCGGGACGTCAGCGGCGAGTCGCGCGTCCGAGTCGGCGAGTACCTCTGCGCGTCCTGCCAGGCCGAGCCCGCCGCGATGCTGCGGATGCTGCTGGGCCTGGCGCATCCCGGGCACGAGGAGCTGTCCTCCATCGCCGGGTTCACGCTCCTGAAGGAACTCGGCCGCGGCGGAATGGGCGCGGTGCACCTGGCCCGCCATGAGGCCACCGGGAAAGAGGTGGCGCTGAAGGTGATGCTCCCGAAGGTGGCGGTACGTCCCGAGTCGCGGGCCCGCTTCCTTCGCGAAATGGTGCTCACCCAGGCGCTGGGCCATCCCAGCATCGCCCGTCTGCACAGTTCCGGGTTCTCCAACGGCACGTTCTTCTTCACCAGCAAGTACTGCACCGGTGGCAGCCTGGACCTTCTGGCGGGCCGCAACGGGGGACGGGTGCCGGTGGACGAGGCGCTCCGGATCATGCTCCAGGCGCTGGAAGGGCTGGACCACGCGCACCGTCAAGGTGTGATCCACCGCGATCTGAGCCCCTCCAACATCCTGCTGCACAACGAGGCGGACGGCTCGACGACCGCGAAGATCAGCGACTTCGGCCTCGGCAAGGCCTTCGACCGGGCCGGCCTCAGCGGCCTCACACGCACCGGGGAGACCGCCGGCAAGCCGTGGTTCATGCCCCGCCAACAGGTCAGCGACTTCAAGAACGCCACCCCGGCCGGTGACGTGTGGGCCCTCGCCGCGTGCCTGTACAACATCCTGACCGGGAAGTATCCCCGCGACTTCGCGCGGGACAAGGACGTGTGGCAGGTCGTGCTCGACATGCCGGCGGTGCCCGTCCGCGAGCGAAGGCCGAGCGTCCCCCGGGCACTGGCCGACGTGATCGACAAGGCGCTCCAGGAGGAACCGGTCATCGGATTCCAGA